A region from the Candidatus Methylomirabilis tolerans genome encodes:
- a CDS encoding TetR/AcrR family transcriptional regulator gives MAVERRVERRRAATRERLVSTALALFATHGIYDVTVEDITEAADVGKGTFYQHFPSKAAIIHHLLHDGVNALLARCRREGRSAGIEKERVKRLLLAQFRFFDGRPDLLILFHQVRGMLKLQVPEGRSLQKEYTRYIRFLVAELGASLDRRRYSRVRLMQIALVMAGLVTGYLSYRMILGLKKHGAADLEVPTRLFLEGMVGNGQAML, from the coding sequence GTGGCGGTCGAACGGCGAGTGGAGCGCCGAAGGGCGGCGACGCGAGAGAGGCTCGTCAGTACAGCACTGGCGTTGTTCGCTACGCATGGGATCTATGATGTCACGGTGGAGGATATTACGGAGGCGGCCGACGTCGGGAAGGGAACCTTCTATCAACACTTCCCTTCCAAAGCTGCGATCATTCATCATCTCCTGCACGATGGGGTGAATGCACTGTTGGCCCGATGCCGACGTGAGGGTCGGTCGGCTGGGATCGAAAAAGAGCGGGTGAAGCGCCTTTTGCTGGCCCAGTTTCGATTTTTCGATGGGCGGCCGGACCTTCTGATCCTGTTTCACCAGGTCCGAGGTATGCTTAAATTACAAGTACCCGAAGGGCGTTCGCTTCAAAAGGAGTACACCCGGTACATCCGGTTCCTTGTCGCGGAGCTTGGAGCCTCATTAGATCGAAGGCGCTACTCCCGGGTGAGACTGATGCAAATAGCCTTGGTAATGGCCGGCTTGGTGACCGGTTATCTGTCTTATCGGATGATTCTTGGGTTAAAGAAGCATGGGGCCGCGGACCTGGAGGTGCCGACCCGCCTTTTCCTCGAAGGGATGGTGGGAAATGGTCAGGCGATGCTATGA
- a CDS encoding c-type cytochrome produces MPPKEGGHHRHRLVAPPPEFMPQKSPVRPQPRLAIPPRWRFAIPTGDHHAGRQVFADLECFKCHEVVGEDFPTPEAEQGDVGPALSGMGAMHSAEYFVETIIDPNASVAWRIKHHKAEQEGYLGADGTSKMPSYNDSMTVQQLIDLVAYMKSLTAREHRH; encoded by the coding sequence GTGCCTCCCAAAGAAGGTGGACATCACCGTCATCGGCTGGTGGCGCCTCCGCCGGAGTTCATGCCACAGAAAAGTCCGGTGAGGCCACAGCCTCGTCTTGCCATCCCCCCACGGTGGCGATTTGCCATACCGACCGGAGATCATCACGCCGGGCGGCAAGTCTTCGCCGACCTTGAATGCTTCAAGTGCCATGAGGTTGTTGGTGAGGACTTTCCCACGCCCGAAGCCGAACAGGGGGATGTGGGGCCTGCCCTCTCGGGGATGGGGGCGATGCACTCTGCGGAGTATTTCGTCGAGACGATCATCGATCCGAATGCCTCCGTAGCTTGGCGGATCAAGCACCACAAGGCTGAACAAGAAGGGTATCTTGGTGCTGATGGCACATCCAAGATGCCAAGCTACAACGACTCCATGACGGTCCAGCAACTCATCGATTTGGTGGCCTACATGAAGAGCCTGACCGCTAGAGAGCATAGGCATTAA